One genomic region from Portunus trituberculatus isolate SZX2019 chromosome 5, ASM1759143v1, whole genome shotgun sequence encodes:
- the LOC123514446 gene encoding uncharacterized protein LOC123514446, protein MRHITHLSSGPSLPVNAFFSSPKLLRRALCVGDLPGSPFHCNTLLLVPRCSSVWSGLLGTLHWPRQCGSPAVQQMSALLTPLLQTDCREGKGHHRIRPHLTSLAVPQT, encoded by the exons ATGAGGCATATCACTCACCTCTCTTCTGGTCCAAGCCTGCCGGTCAATGCTTTCTTCTCATCACCTAAATTACTCAGACGGGCTCTTTGTGTTGGTGACCTTCCTGGCAGTCCTTTTCACTGCAACACACTGCTCCTGGTGCCTCGGTGCAGCAGTGTCTGGTCTGGCCTCCTCGGCACGCTCCACTGGCCTCGTCAGTGTGGGTCTCCTGCTGTGCAGCAAATGTCAGCACTGCTCACACCACTGCTACAG ACTGActgcagggaaggaaagggacaccacagaatcaGACCTCACCTAACATCACTTGCTGTTCCCCAGACTTAG
- the LOC123514751 gene encoding protein FAM207A-like: MGKVRRLRQKYHASLAKEKVENAAKEHDIIKSGLQQVPQVQSVAAGDPVNRHNIFAGLQIKLQEVENTPAPSHVEGDNMSVASVSQQSQLGTKADKRKKRHQELLEKIDVVRARQRAEKNRKKREKTVITGDLHPLLSALPSLGELTTSISKSKSSDLKTPRETPKQKTAKKQTLADIEMFASIHQDPHFIKDPFKAVALALENRVLSEDH; the protein is encoded by the exons ATGGGCAAAGTACGAAGACTACGGCAAAAATATCACGCAAGTTTAGCAAAAGAAAAGGTTGAAAATGCAGCAAAGGAGCATGACATCATAAAGAGTGGCCTTCAGCAGGTGCCACAGGTCCAGAGTGTGGCAGCTGGTGATCCAGTGAATAG GCACAATATATTTGCTGGGCTGCAGATCAAACTACAAGAAGTGGAAAACACACCGGCACCAAGCCATGTGGAGGGCGACAACATGAGTGTTGCTTCAGTGAGTCAGCAGAGCCAGCTGGGCACCAAGgctgataagagaaaaaagagacatcAAGAACTTTTGGAAA AAATTGATGTTGTCCGAGCTAGACAACGAGCAGAAAAAAATCGCAAGAAACGTGAGAAGACTGTCATAACTGGAGACCTGCATCCATTACTTAGTGCACTGCCTTCACTGGGGGAACTTACAACATCCATTAGTAAAAGCAAGAGTTCTGACTTAAAAACACCTCGTGAAACTCCCAAACAGAAAACTGCAAAGAAACAAAC CTTGGCAGACATCGAGATGTTTGCCTCTATCCACCAAGACCCTCACTTCATCAAGGATCCATTTAAGGCTGTGGCACTTGCACTTGAGAACAGAGTTTTGAGTGAAGACCATTAA